A genomic region of Cannabis sativa cultivar Pink pepper isolate KNU-18-1 chromosome 1, ASM2916894v1, whole genome shotgun sequence contains the following coding sequences:
- the LOC115707709 gene encoding glycosyltransferase BC10, whose protein sequence is MLAGRTMTKKTPPLATRHVIWLSWKLLIFFSVALCLLALLRLHSQPDPFSSSQTSITLARSRISRDNVFSGPPKIAFLFLARRNLPLDFLWGSFFENADTANFSIYIHSAPGYVFDESTTKSPFFLGRQLQNSIQVGWGESSMIQAERLLFAEALEDPANQRFVLLSDSCVPLYNFSYVYNYLMTSPRSFVDSFLDTKEGRYNPKMSPKIPMKKWRKGSQWITVIRRHAEVIIDDEVIFRVFQKYCKRRPPLDTRKGKLNLKLQKQHNCIPDEHYVPTLLAMSQLEDELERRTLTYTVWNQSANKMENKDWHPVTFNYANASPKKIKEIKKVNHIYYETEFRTEWCRSNFTPVPCFLFARKFSQGAAMRLLSDRVVGHYDVSALVEPPP, encoded by the exons ATGTTGGCAGGAAGAACGATGACCAAAAAAACCCCGCCATTGGCCACGCGCCACGTAATATGGCTAAGCTGGAAGCTTCTGATTTTCTTCTCCGTCGCGCTCTGCCTCTTGGCTCTCCTCCGACTCCATTCTCAACCTGACCCTTTCTCTTCTTCTCAAACTTCTATTACTCTTGCGAGATCTCGTATTTCTCGCGATAACGTCTTCTCCGGTCCCCCTAAAATCGCCTTCCTTTTCCTCGCGCGCCGTAATCTTCCGCTTGATTTTCTCTGGGGCAGTTTCTTTGAG AATGCTGATACGGCTAACTTTTCAATTTATATTCATTCGGCTCCGGGATATGTGTTTGATGAGTCAACGACGAAGTCGCCTTTTTTTCTCGGTCGACAATTGCAGAATAGTATTCAG gtaGGTTGGGGAGAGTCGAGTATGATCCAAGCAGAAAGATTGCTATTTGCAGAAGCTCTTGAAGATCCGGCAAATCAGAGATTCGTTCTTCTATCTGACAG CTGTGTTCCTCTGTACAACTTTAGCTATGTATACAATTATTTGATGACTTCTCCTAGGAGTTTCGTGGACAG CTTTCTTGATACTAAAGAGGGCCGATATAATCCGAAGATGTCACCAAAAATACCAATGAAAAAATGGCGAAAAGGATCACAG TGGATCACCGTGATAAGAAGACATGCAGAAGTCATTATAGATGATGAAGTTATTTTTCGAgtctttcaaaaatattgtaag CGACGCCCACCTCTAGATACCAGAAAGGGAAAGTTGAATCTT AAACTTCAGAAGCAGCACAACTGTATTCCAGATGAACATTATGTGCCAACATTGCTTGCA ATGAGTCAGCTTGAAGATGAACTTGAACGAAGAACATTGACATATACTGTTTGGAATCAATCTGcaaataaaatggagaataaaGATTGGCATCCTGTTACCTTTAATTATGCAAATGCTAGCCCTAAAAAGATCAAAGAAATAAAG AAGGTCAACCATATATACTATGAGACTGAGTTCAGAACAGAATGGTGCCGTTCAAATTTTACACCCGTTCCTTGTTTTCTATTCGCAAGGAAATTTTCCCAGGGTGCTGCTATGCGCCTTTTGAGCGACAGAGTGGTTGGTCACTATGATGTGTCTGCATTGGTAGAGCCACCTCCATAG